A region of the Stegostoma tigrinum isolate sSteTig4 chromosome 5, sSteTig4.hap1, whole genome shotgun sequence genome:
GATTTCCACAGTTCCCTCACTTCATCTGGCCCAACTTCCCTTCCCTGGTGGTTTTTTTTGATTTCCAATCTGAGAAAAGGTAACAACCAGTATTTAgtccactgcatctctctctatctcgcatgtGTATTCTCAGACTGTTTTCCTGTAAGGACTCTTCTGATCTCCTAGTTTCTCTGTCTGTATCAAGTATATTTAGGGATGCAAGCCTCCATATCATCACTTCTGCTGTCTTCCTTTTCCCTTGACCAATGATTCTCATCCTCCCATATACTAGGAGTAAAGGGGACTTCAACGTCTGTTCTCCTTCTCACGCTTCATTTTATCATCATCCCTGCCTCGCAGGATGATGTTAGGGCATCACGTGTCCTCATCTTGCGTTTCTCTCACCTCTGCATCCAATAGGTCAGACTCTGAAAAAGACTTGAAAACAAAAGTGAGATGTTCTTGATGAATGGTAGGTGGAATTGACAAAGAGCCTGTTGCCTCAACTACACAATGGTCCAGCCTAAAGCACTAAAAACAACCACTTTCCTGTGATACTGTTTTGTACAACACCTGCTTCTCAGTGGATAAAGACCCAAACGCTGCTTCCAAGTATGGAAAAAAACCAATATCATTGGCATCAGGCAACTACTTTGTAGCCTGAATAAGCTGATCTACAGCTATGACCCTGAGCTTTTTGTGGGCTGTCATTATTAATTCTGTCTTGCTCCCCTCTCAACTGCATGTAGCTGATATAATTCcattgaagctcaacacaagttCAAAGAACAGTAACTCTCATGAGGATATTTACAACCTTGCAGACTCAACACTATTAAGTCAGAGACAggctgcacagaaacagaccctttggttcaggctgaccagatatttgaaataaatctagtctccatttgccagtatttggccaatgtccctccaaaccctacctattcatatacccagctagatgccttttaaaatgttgtcattgtaccagcctcctccactttctctggcagttcattctatacacacaccactttccacattttataaacctctgatgGTCCAGGtaaaattgccccagcctattcagcctctcccgattagcgcaaacactccaaccctggcaacatccttgtagatcttaaCTGAACCCTTTAAGTTTCACAGCGTCCTTCCAAAGCAAgcagaccagaattacacactgTATTTCAATAgaagcctaaccaatgtcctgtaccgtTGCAATTtgaactcccaactcctatactctatgcactgaccaacaaaggcaagtatgccaaatgccaccttcactgtcctatcatctgtgactccactttcaaggaactatgaacctgcactccaaggtctctgttcagcaacacttgccaggaccttaccattaactgtgtaagtcctgttctgctttatctaaagtaaactccatctgccactcccttgGCTCATTtaaatcaagatcccattgttctCTAAAGGTAATCTTCTTCGCTGTTCACCACACCTTCAATTTTGGAGTTATCTGCAAACTcagtaaccatacctcctacattcacatccaaatagtttataaaaatgaaaagcagtggacccagcacccgtccttgtggcatactgctggtcgtcagcctccagtctgaaaagcatccctccaccaccacactttgtcttctacctttttgagccagttttgtatccagatatctagttctccctctattctgtgtgatctaactttgaTAGCCAGTTTACCATAAGAACCTTGTGAAATACCTTACTGAGgcccatatagatcatgtccactgctctgccctcatgaATCCTctgttactacttcaaaaaactcattgTTTAACAATTCTAGATCACAACTTATTTATTATTTGCACTTCTACTAGACCTTTTAGTTAAAAATTTGATGCATTACCTCCTTTTGGCTTAGCACCAGAGCCTTATGTCCTATTACAGATCTCTGCCCTACCACCACCCTTTCACATTGCTTAAACCCTGCTAAGTTTTTAAATCAGTCCTGATTTAATCTTGAGGCTGATGACACTTCTTTTCAtattccctccacagatgctaggagacctgctgagttttgccagcattggttgtaaatatgaaattaaaaacaaattcttgCTTTTGTGTTAAAGGGAGAAGAGGTATATGTGAACCATAAACACTTGCATTTTCTAACCAAGTAAAATGTCTGTTTCTCAGTAACTCAGGACAATAGTTTTCTGGAATAAATGTGAAGCTCTCTCATGCTTTCATTGCCCGCAGGGGTTTAGGTTAACAAATTTATCTTTACAAACAAACATCTActgaccattctgaggaagggtcacttgacccaaaacattaactttgatttcctttcacagatgctaccagacctgctgagcttttccaacaacttgttTTGTTTCTAATCTTCTGACCATGTGTTGACTTGTTCCCAAATGACTTTTGAGAGGaatgtttgaaaattaaaattgagCGTGCATTAGATTAACAACTGTGGACAGTGTGCTGACCTGGTTTCCCTCTGGCTGCATGTTAGGATGCAGAATATAGagttacaacatggaaacaagaaCTGAAATTCCCACGCTAGAATATACAGGACAAGAATAGATCCCTTAATTTAAATACTCTTAATTGGCAATAGTTCCATGAGTGTTCATCTTAAGTGCATGCTAGTTTGGTGCATCTGGGTATACTGATCCAAAGTATGGATAATAATACTACACACCCATGCAATGATATTCACTGGCACTGCCATCAGCTCCTGAAACTTACGTTTTAACAATTGTACCAAGTTTCCATAGCACAGCCTAGTTCCAAATTACCACCCTTCCAGCTACAAATGTTCTAGCTGGATTTTTGGTAGCTGTGGACTTCTAAGCAAATATATCTAAATGTGCCACTTCTCAGATGGGATCTATTTTAGATATAGTAAGTGCACATTTTCCCCTAACAAGGCAACAACAAGAGTAGAACAAATATTACTTAGTACACCATCTGACCTGAAACCATACTGCCATTCTGTCACTGTTACCATGTCAAAATCTAGGCACTTCCTAACAGTACTGAGAGGTTTAGTCATGCCATGGATTGCTGTAGTTCAAAAGGGTGAATCATCATTTCCTTCTAAAGGtgaattagaaatggacaataaatgctggcctcaatAGTGACATCAAGAAAAATAGGATGGTTCTTTATGCTGACgctaaaccatatttaaatgttTATATATTCAGAATCCCAAAGTGTGGAAATGCATGTATAATGCACTATCCATTTCAGTAACCTGATGAATTATTTGAGATGTACAGTCTACATGGCATCTACCATCTCTGTCCATTTTGCAATTACGTTTGTGTTTGATGTACTGTAAATCTTAAGCAGAGTCTGGAATAAGCCCTTAAAGTACATTAAAGGTGACATAAAAATGCAAGTTCAAAATAGTAAAATGTCCCAAAGCATTTTCAAGAAAcattattaaataaaatttaacaCCATTCCAAGGAATATATTAAAGAAACGGATAAGTAGAGGGAGTTGGCGAGGGAATTCCAGATCTTAGTGTGGCAATGCTatgactttaagaggtgtattcttttttcctggtttcttttgagagattgaatgagaggcCTTGAACAGTCTGTTTTTGGTAACAAACAGCTTGAGGGGacttaggtttttttaaaaaccataaaAGCATCCTGGATTAATATGGCCAGCCCTCATAAACCAagatttcttgtttcttttaaagcTATTAGATTtggcagaagctgctggagttgAAGTAGATGAAGCTATCTTCTTCCTTTCACTCGATTACAACTATAAATTGGGGTTTCATTCCTATTGTGGGCACTACAGGGAAGAGTGATTTCTGATTTGGTCTTTTTGCTAAGGGGTGGGTTTATGGAATGATATtaatattagaacagttaattaacAGTTACTATATCTATTATTGTTAggttttccagtagagttgttattctaaagTTCTTccttttttgtattttaactgtaaagtttaaataaattatattttgcttAACAACCAGCTGAATTGCACCTGGAATACAGCACTTTAATTGCCATGAAAGTGAGAAAAAGTTAAGGCCTAGGCTACCCTCAAAATTTTGAGGGAGTCTAGTCTGGTTCACGACGTTAGAAACTAGAGAGCTGGAAGCACATCTGTCACTAGTGACTGGGAAAAAAAGAGATGCTCAAAAGGCCAGGATTTAGAACAGTACAGACATCTTGTGGCTGGGTTGGCTAAAGCATGGAGCAATTTGAAAATGAGTTTGAAAACTTTTAAATTAAGACATTGACAGTAAACAAGTATGAATGAACAAGCATCTACATGTTTAGTAAACAAGTTGGAAAATGGGGAACAGAATTTCAGATAAGCTGAAATTTGCAAAGAGATTTCAATGCAATTTGGACAACTTCAACGTGTCAGTAAAATGGAATGtcaaaatattacttaaatggtccTAATTTATAGTCTCTGTACATCATTTCCAATGTTCTTGTGTACTGGTCACTGAAAGCACGCATGGAAGTGCAAAAACTGGAAAGCAAAATGATATGTTTGGCTAAGTGTTTATTATATAGCAAACTTTGTTTAATCAGCACTCAAACTATTAAAAATTATATACCTTAAATAGCAGGTGTTTACTATATTATCATGATCTCTACAATGTCTGAATAGTTAGTTGAGAGTGAGAAGACTGTCTGCTGATCCATTTTATTTAAGTAATTTGTGCTGTAAACAAAAATGTTCTGCACAGTCCTTACACTACATTTCTATTATTGTGTTTTAACATAGTATAGACTTCTTAATCAACAGGAATATTTGATTAACTGGTATATTCCTGGTCCCAAAGGAATCACTTAGTAAAAAATATTCAGATGTATttatgaattttgaaaaatgaagtTATGGAGCTATTTGAGCATTTTCTGGATTGAAAAATTATCAATATAACTTCTTGGAAATGAAGTCAGCAGCTTAACGTATGATATAGTCTACAGAAAGTCAATTGACTTTGAAGGAAAGAAATCTTGAGTTAAGAAACGGGGTTTGTGGCCTTTAATTGCCAGAAGGGTCTGGCTTTCTATGCTAATGGTTGTTTAGCAATCCTTAGTCTTCCATTTTACAGACCTAAGTAGAGGTCAGTAAGGAAACTCCAGGAGCTACATTTTTCCTCTCATTGTCAACTGGTGTTTGGAAATTGGATCATGTTTAGAAATTCATGAACTTCTGCCTGGCATAGTGGTGGGTGATATTGGACCAAAGtttgggaatgatgaggttgacaATGGTTACCTGTTTGTGTACCATCTGAAAAGATGCTGATGCAATATGCAAAGGTAATATAATGGACAATGGGTGTATTAATGCTTAGGAACTGAAAACGTGATTAAAATCTATCTTACTTGCATTCTCGGTTCATAGTTTGTTCTCGCTGGAGCCTTCCAGTGCTAATTAAGAGCtgcagcaaattactgcagatgctggaatcagtgcTGAAAACCACAGCAAGTCAcgtagcatctgtgcagacagcaagccaatgttttgagtctagatgacactTCTTCAGCAGAACTCAATGCATTGAGGAggctgaattcaaatttaactTATAGTTAAAACCTCTTGGAATAATTAGTGTACATGACAGTGCTTCTGTTGATAGTCTAACCGGGGAACGGATGAAGGTGGTGGTGTAGCAGGGGCATACTCTTCATCGGTTGGATCCATACCTGACACAAAAGATGATGATGATTGTAGTTCagtggtcagtcatctcagctcgagGACATTTCTATAGGAGCTCTTCAGCTTTGTGTCCTAGGCTTCATCAATGACCGTCCCATTATCAAAGTCAGAAGTGTGGAATCTGCATTGATGACTCTACATTTTTCAACATCGTTCGCAACCTCTcgaatactgaagcagtccacgttcaaatgcaaccaAAGCTGGACAATATCaaggatcatctccaacaagtgagaatcaaacttaccccttgacattcaatggtgtgaaTCACCTTTAAATCCTCCATCAACAACCTGtaagttatcattgaccagaaactgaccatATAAATACGggagtggcacggtggttagttctgctgcttcacagcacttgGGGACCTGGTttaaattccagccttgggcaactgtctgtcaaattctccccatgtctgctcaAGCTTCCTCCAaatgccctggtttcctcccacagtccaaaatgtgcaggttaggtggactggccatggtaaatgtgggatttcAGGAATTTGGTAGGGAGGGGAGTCTGGATCGGTGGTGTTTGGACAATCAGTGTGActttgttgagctgaatggcctgtttccgctgtagggattctttagaaaaaaaaaacactgactaTATAAAGCCTGGAAAAGCTGACCCAGAACCAGAATCTCTGTTCAGATTGCAATCAGGCTGGATCAGAAAATCTTGTACTAGTCCATGACTGTCAGCGATTCAATTTTGTTGACAAGCAGCACAGTGGATCATGAGAAGTCATCAAATTGTTTCCAGGTCTTTGACCTCTTGGGATGTTGCCCAACCCATCATTAGAAAAACCATGTCTGCTGGGTACGGTTGTCTTTTGTATTGTAGAATGTATGAGTGTTTAAGATGAAAAATGTAGTTCTAATTCCAGATTCTGGTTGATGTTTAAACAAGTGGAAAGAAAACAGGTTAAAGAATAAAATTTTGTTATAATAAAGATTATTTTAATTAGAGATGCCGGATGAAAGTATATAGAGTCTTTTCTTCTGGGTAGTAGTACAAAAGAcaagaaacaggccattttggtGAGTGAACAGACACCTTTATACTAATGGCAAGACAGCTGGGAATAGTGGAGCCTGATTACCAAGATGTTCCTTCCATCATCGTCCTAACCGCTCAGTTTGAAAGACACAACTGATTGATTATAAGTCAGCCACACTTTTATTCAGATGTGAATATATCAATTTGAGGACAGGTTGGAGCATGAGATGCCACATTTTTTTTAGACTATTACATTATTTGGTCCAATAACATTCATAAAAGTAGTGGTTACTCTTTCCATTCTTTGCACCAAACGATGCATCACAACATATAACACATGCACAAACCAATTACTTGGGACAACTCTATCCAGAATACATAGATGTTTAACATTAGGTGTTTCCACCTACATTACTCTAATACAACTGACAGCTGTACATAGCCACTGCAGTTACCTTCAGTACCATGTATACACAAATATTTACAGTTCTTTTACAAATGCACAGGGTAAGAGAATTCTAGAAGGTGCCATCACAAGGCTATACATCATAAAATACAAACTATTTACAATGATACATTAACTTAGCTGCAACTACACAACTGCTGTGAATTCCTTCACTATTCATACGTCTCCACAGTTAAAATCAGATTATTAAAAACTGGAATGCTGATACATGTGTAAGTGACTAACCCACTTCATTTTTCAAGGCAGTGTTTCGTTTGGAGCATGCTTCCATGACTGTTCAGCTGATTCAAAGTTTTTTTCCTGCAAATCTCACAGATCTACATTATAGGAAAGCAAAATTAAGAGTTCTCCAATGTCCATGAAGTTAAGGATGACAACCCTGAAGGGAGTAAATCCAATATCTATTACATATTGAAACACAGATGGTACGTGAATGGATTAGAAAGTGTTGAGTTTCTTTTTACTTCCCCACTAAATTTAAACAGAAAACATTCTGTGGGAAATCTCTGGAAAAAATGGTCCAGTTACAAACCATTTTCTATTTAGATTCAAATCACTACTGACCACCCCGCTACAGCTATCATCAATTTTTGTCCGGGGTCTTGAAATGTTAATCTGCAGCCACCTACAGATCATTCCCTTTAACAACAGGAAGTAGGTGGGCAGAATTTCAAACCTTACACTGCAACACATAAAGCAGCATgtaattcacattttaaaaaaatatacactGACACTTGTCTTCCCAACAGATTACATCTTATTGGACAGCAAGAGACAATACAACTTTCATATTTCCAGTCACATCACATAGCTTACCCCATCAAGCTGACAGAACAAGCAACTGCAAACTAGACTAAGAGACAGGCTAAGGCTAACTGAATATATAGTGCTTTCTCCAATAAAGGGACAGCATTATGCCTTAAGCAGTGACAGAATAAGTTACCACCATCTCTGTCCATTTATAGCACCTTAAAATTCCTGCTTGTTTGCCTGATCCTGAGTTTGAGTCAGTGCAGACCAACTGGTACTGATGTGAGCTCACTGCATAAATGTTATGACTCCTCAGCAACAGCTGTACTGTGGAGAACTGTTCATCAGCCTTGGAATATTAAAATTCTTATACAGGAGCTGTAATATTTCAGTTATTGCTTTGATTCTTTTCTGTCAGATGCACTGGAGCATGCCAGTTAACCTGCCTTTTTTGATCAGATGGTTTGAATAACAGATTTGTTGGATTCTCCCGTAAGAGCTATATCTGGAGCTATAAAGTGCTCCGTTTATTTTAATCGCATTTAGCTTCATTAAACACACACAGTGATGGTAAACTCTTACGTTAATACAGATATTAAAATTCTGCCCAGCTTACGTTTTTCTTGTTGGGAAATTAAAGTAGTAGCAAGCAGCATGCACAAAGACCATGCATTGTCAAGGTATTAAACAAAAATTTGAAACAGCAATAAATAACTCTCAAAGCCCATTTAAAAGTTCAAGACTGAAAAAAGGGTATTTCACTGTGCTAAGTCAGTCACAACCCATAACCAGCAAGGACAACAGTTAGAACAGACTCAAACTATTTAAATAACTTGACAGCAGCTGGTctgactggaggaacacaacaaccCATCCTTAGGGTTTCGCTGAATATTCACAGAAATAGTTTTCTCACAGAGAGGTAGCTGTAGAACGTTGTTTTTCAAGTTCATGTTGTTCTCTTTTGACATTTCCAGCTCATTCAGCAGGTCAGCCATTTGGTTCGAATAGAAGTTCCTGCTGGAAGGGGAAACTCGCTCCATAATATTGCTAGAAGTGATGCACATTTTCCAGGTTGATTTCTCATGAATGAGAATCGTTGAAGTTGGTTCAACGATGTACCTGCTGCCGTTTCCACAATGCCATTGTGACCCTAGGCAGAGGGTCATCAGCTTCAGACTCTCCATTAAATCCTCCGCAGctttggactgggatgtatatcCTTGGCTTGTACAGCTGCGAGTTGTTGTTCCTGTATTGTTTGTGCTCCCGCTGGAGTTATTGGGAGGACTGCTCCCACCTTTGTTGCCATCACTGGAGCTGCTCTTGTCAAGGCCAGCATTACCATCACTTGGTTTGCCTTGTCCGCTTCCATCCCCTCCACTTCCCGGAGGTCCCTCGCCACTGTCACGGCGATGCCAGGAGTAGGTGAATCCTCCATCTTTGTCCAGAAGTCTGCGGCTCTCTGAATCATCATCACTAGTTTCTGAGCTGCTGCAACTTGAACCCCGCCCTTGATTTTTCCGTTTGTGGTACCGTTTGTGTACTGTGCTTGGAGAAGCTATATTCATCTTTAGCCGACTGAGTTTGGGAGGTAGGTTTTCATCCATGTCGAAATCATCATCGGATTCTCCCTCCTCGAAGATCTGATTAAGTACAGGAGCACTCTTTCTGGTTGTAAGCCGATTTGTTATAGAAGGCTTACGTCGCAAAACCACTTGAGTAGGAAGAGGAGCTGCTTTTTTGTCATCAtcatcctcctcctcatcctcctctaCTCTGAACAGACACGTCCTATTGCTTGCACCAGTTTTTCCAGCTGACCCAACAACTGACGGCTCTTCTTTCTTTACTGGCTCGTTAGATTTCATTCGGTGCCCGTTAATAATAGATTCTGCAGTGCGAGCTGGTGAACAGACGACAGGGATAGACACAGGATGGATGATGGGTGATGCTGTGATGTCTTCAATATCCTTAGGCACATCAATTTTTGTAGGCCAGGACTGCCTGGAttgaaaaaacaaaaacaaaaacaaaaaaaggcttTATCAGCCATTTTTTATTTCagctatttaaaaataaacagaatggTCATAATTAATGTTAGACATTAGGAGACCAGAGACCACAATCTATGACCATTTAAAATTATATTCTGCAATTCTGTCTTCCCCACCCTTTGAAGCTGTCTAAATTGCCTTGATTCTGTTTTGCAAATTTCAGCTCATCCAGCATTGTTTCCCCATTTTCCAACCTGCTTACTAACCATGCAGACACTTGCTCATTCATACTTGTTTCCAGTATGATAGTGTCTCAATTTACACGTTATCGCACGTGCTTTCTAAATTCTGACTTCTTGAGCATTGGATTTTTATCCACTCACTATTGATAGCTATGCTTCCAACTCACTGgctcctaaactctggaattctctccataaCACACTCTACTTATCCTTTTCTTTAATATATTCCTTGGAATGGTGTTAAAATTTCATTTAATACTACTTCTGGAAAATGCTTTAGAACATTTTACCATCCTGTCTCCTCAGTGTTCACATAAACTTACTGTGATGGTGATGGGCTTGCTATGAAATAATCCTCTGCAAATAATGAACATCACGTGCAAATTCATTATGCAAAAGGGTAAACACTTAAAACAACTCTTGAAATTCAAGACAGTACAATTACAATACATTAATTATTGTAATGAAGTAGAGAAAGTACTTTGATCAGCAACTCAACACAGATTTATCAGAGTTTCAAGCTAGATAATGCTGGTAAGGCAGTAAGTCAAAATCTCATCAGTTCTTCACTTtctggaaaacatttttcacttcGCATAATAATCACTATCTTTGGGAGGTCACAGTATTTGCTTGATAGTAAAAGTATATAACTTACCCAACGATGAGAAATTTCTCTAAAGTAAAAGCCTGAATTCAATCTGTGACAGTGATGATAATAGATAGATAAAGCCATTCAAACAAATATCATAGAAGAACTGCTGACAGACCTAGTGTCATCTACTTGTTGCTTCAAATAGGTGGTCAGTATACAGGTAATTTCATAAACTAACAAAGCAGATTTTAAATTGGTGTTTTCACACATGATGATTAGCAAACCCACCAAAGAAAACGTGAACATGTGTCTGGACAGATAAGATCACCTTTCAGCACAGATATAGTTTGGACTATGGTGTTTCTTACCGAGAAACTGAGGCCATGATCGTAATTTAAGAGACTCTCAATAATTTCAAGAAACCTTAGAGAATTATTCCCAGGttcagcaaaaaaaattacactgcATTCGGTCAAACGATTATGTGACAGCTAAGCGAAAAGCTAGGCAGAGGTTCAAATGTAGTCACAATATGAAGTGTTGGCCAATGTAGTGTGCAGGATCCTAAATGTACTGGTTTGAAGGAAATAATAAGCAATTTGACagttctttttacacagag
Encoded here:
- the snrka gene encoding SNF-related serine/threonine-protein kinase isoform X1, translated to MAGFKRGYDGKIAGLYDLDKTLGRGHFAVVKLARHVFTGEKVAVKVIDKTKLDTVATGHLFQEVRCMKLVQHPNIVRLYEVIDTQTKLYLILELGDGGDMYDYIMKHEDGLSEELAKKYFAQIVHAISYCHKLHVVHRDLKPENVVFFEQQGIVKLTDFGFSNKFQPGKKLTTSCGSLAYSAPEILLGDEYDAPAVDIWSLGVILFMLVCGQPPFQEANDSETLTMIMDCKYTVPSHISKECKDLINRMLQRDPKRRASLEEIEDHRWLRGIDPSPATKCNIPLVSYKNLSEEEHNGIIQRMVLGEIADRETIVEALESNKYNHITATYFLLAERILKEKQEKEVRNRSPSPSHIKAQFRQSWPTKIDVPKDIEDITASPIIHPVSIPVVCSPARTAESIINGHRMKSNEPVKKEEPSVVGSAGKTGASNRTCLFRVEEDEEEDDDDKKAAPLPTQVVLRRKPSITNRLTTRKSAPVLNQIFEEGESDDDFDMDENLPPKLSRLKMNIASPSTVHKRYHKRKNQGRGSSCSSSETSDDDSESRRLLDKDGGFTYSWHRRDSGEGPPGSGGDGSGQGKPSDGNAGLDKSSSSDGNKGGSSPPNNSSGSTNNTGTTTRSCTSQGYTSQSKAAEDLMESLKLMTLCLGSQWHCGNGSRYIVEPTSTILIHEKSTWKMCITSSNIMERVSPSSRNFYSNQMADLLNELEMSKENNMNLKNNVLQLPLCEKTISVNIQRNPKDGLLCSSSQTSCCQVI
- the snrka gene encoding SNF-related serine/threonine-protein kinase isoform X2, translating into MRNWRLRRFLERSLLFAVFGCAAVENSAGGRDLLQRIDIWSLGVILFMLVCGQPPFQEANDSETLTMIMDCKYTVPSHISKECKDLINRMLQRDPKRRASLEEIEDHRWLRGIDPSPATKCNIPLVSYKNLSEEEHNGIIQRMVLGEIADRETIVEALESNKYNHITATYFLLAERILKEKQEKEVRNRSPSPSHIKAQFRQSWPTKIDVPKDIEDITASPIIHPVSIPVVCSPARTAESIINGHRMKSNEPVKKEEPSVVGSAGKTGASNRTCLFRVEEDEEEDDDDKKAAPLPTQVVLRRKPSITNRLTTRKSAPVLNQIFEEGESDDDFDMDENLPPKLSRLKMNIASPSTVHKRYHKRKNQGRGSSCSSSETSDDDSESRRLLDKDGGFTYSWHRRDSGEGPPGSGGDGSGQGKPSDGNAGLDKSSSSDGNKGGSSPPNNSSGSTNNTGTTTRSCTSQGYTSQSKAAEDLMESLKLMTLCLGSQWHCGNGSRYIVEPTSTILIHEKSTWKMCITSSNIMERVSPSSRNFYSNQMADLLNELEMSKENNMNLKNNVLQLPLCEKTISVNIQRNPKDGLLCSSSQTSCCQVI